The following is a genomic window from Hymenobacter chitinivorans DSM 11115.
GCGGGCCAAGGTCTCGATGACCTTTATCAGCTTCACCGACCCCAAAACCCTGGCCCAGCAAGCCGACAAGCAGTCGGCGGATTTGTCGCACCAGTACCTGGTCAAGAGCGGCGACACGCTGCCCTTGCTCTGCCACCAGGTGTACGGCTCCCCGGAATATTACCTGCAAGTGGCCCGCTTCAACAAGCTGGTGCATTTCCGCCAGCTTGAGCCGGGTACCCACCTGGTTTTCCCCCGCCTGATTAGCCGCGCCGATGCCTGATACCTCTACCGACTTAGTTACCTACCGCATCCTGGCCGACGGCACGGAAATCAGCGACGCCTTCGTCGTGGAGTCGCTGGAAGTGTACAAGGGCGTGAACCGCATCAGCACGGCCTTCATCCACATTCACGACGGCAGCCCTTCCGACGAGGATTTCCCCATCAGCGACTCGGCCACGTTTCTGCCCGGCACGGCCATCACGCTGCAGGCCGGCTACCACACCGAGGACACCACCATTTTCCAGGGCATCATCGTCAAGCACGGCATTGAGGTGCGGGAAGGGCAGGCGCCCATGCTCGTGCTCGAATGCCGGGACACGGCCGTGAAAATGACCGTGGGCCGCAAAAGCCAGGTTTTTGCCGACAGCACCGACAGCGCCGCCATCAGCCAGATTATCGGCACCTACGGCCTGAGCACCGCCGTGGACTCGACCAGCACCACCCACGCCAGCCTGGTGCAGTACTACTGCTCCGACTGGGACTTTATCGTGGCCCGGGCCGAAACCAACGGTTTGGTGGTACTCAGTGAGCAGGGCAAGCTGACCGTGACCAAGCCCGACCCCTCGGCCACGGCCGCCCTGACCCTGACCTACGGCGACGCGCTGTTCAGCTTTGCCCTGCAGCTGGACGCCAGCAGCCAGTATAAGTCGGTGACCAGCCAGGGCTGGGACTACAAAAATCAGCAGATGCTGGAAGCCACGGCGGCCACGCCCAGCGCCACGGGCCCCGGCAACGTGACCAGTGCCACGCTGGCCGCGGTGGTGTCGCCGGATGCTTACACGCTGCAAACCAGCGCCGCCCTGGACCAGCCCAGCCTGCAAAGCTGGGCCAACGCGTTGCAGCTCAAATCGGTGCTGGCCAAGGTGCGGGGCACGGTCAAGTTTCCGGGCACGGCCCTGGTGAAGCCGGGCAGCGTGGTGGAGCTCAAGGGCCTGGGGGCCCGCTTCAACGGGGCCGCCTACGTGTCGGAAGTCACCCACCTCATTGCCGACGGCAACTGGACCACCGAAGTGGGCCTGGGCCTGGATGAGCAGTGGTTTACGGAGCGCAACCCGGATTTGAACAACACCCCGGCCGGCATTGTACCCGGGGTGCAGGGCCTCTACAACGCCATTGTCACCAAGATTGACTCCGACCCCGACAACCAGTTCCGGGTGCAGGTCACGGTGCCGATTATGCAGAACAAAACCCTCTGGGCCCGGCTCGGGCTGCCCTACGCCTCCTCCGGCAACGGGCTCTACACCTTCCCCGAGGTGAGCGACGAGGTGATACTGGGCTTTTTCAACAACGACCCGCAGTTTCCCGTGATTCTGGGCAGCCTCTACAGCAGCGGCCGGGCCCCGGGCTACACCCCCGACGAGAAAAACGCCACCAAGGCCTGGACCAC
Proteins encoded in this region:
- the vgrG gene encoding type VI secretion system tip protein VgrG produces the protein MPDTSTDLVTYRILADGTEISDAFVVESLEVYKGVNRISTAFIHIHDGSPSDEDFPISDSATFLPGTAITLQAGYHTEDTTIFQGIIVKHGIEVREGQAPMLVLECRDTAVKMTVGRKSQVFADSTDSAAISQIIGTYGLSTAVDSTSTTHASLVQYYCSDWDFIVARAETNGLVVLSEQGKLTVTKPDPSATAALTLTYGDALFSFALQLDASSQYKSVTSQGWDYKNQQMLEATAATPSATGPGNVTSATLAAVVSPDAYTLQTSAALDQPSLQSWANALQLKSVLAKVRGTVKFPGTALVKPGSVVELKGLGARFNGAAYVSEVTHLIADGNWTTEVGLGLDEQWFTERNPDLNNTPAGIVPGVQGLYNAIVTKIDSDPDNQFRVQVTVPIMQNKTLWARLGLPYASSGNGLYTFPEVSDEVILGFFNNDPQFPVILGSLYSSGRAPGYTPDEKNATKAWTTPNKLTIEFDDEKKVITIKTPGNNQLIISDDAKGITLSDQNNNKIELSSSGILLQSAGSIQLKAQTDVQAEASTGNVALKATQKLSLQGLEVEGTAQTQLKMSGAASAELSASGQTTVRGAMVMIN